Within the Candidatus Neomarinimicrobiota bacterium genome, the region TGGAGCTATGACAAAAGTGCAATAGGGAGCGTTGGGATTGTTAGCGAAATAGTCCTGATGATATACTTCCGCTATATAAAACACATCCAATGGTTTGACTTCTGTTGTGATAGGACCTTCAAACATATTGTCTGCATTTTTCAAAGCTGATTCAGCCGATGCTTTTTGACTATTATCGTGATAGTATATGGCAGACCGATATTGAGTGCCATAGTCATTTCCTTGTCTATTCAGCGTGGTTGGGTCATGGGATTTCCAGAAAATTTCTAAAATTTCATCATAAGATATTTCATCAGGATTATAATGAATTTGACAAACTTCTGTATGGCCTGTTTTACCACGAGAGACTTCTTTATAAGTTG harbors:
- the msrA gene encoding peptide-methionine (S)-S-oxide reductase MsrA, with product MKKIFINLPLFILLSVTAIGCQQKGLKNMSKDNLEVATLGGGCFWCVEAVYERVEGIKNVVSGYAGGHLKNPTYKEVSRGKTGHTEVCQIHYNPDEISYDEILEIFWKSHDPTTLNRQGNDYGTQYRSAIYYHDNSQKASAESALKNADNMFEGPITTEVKPLDVFYIAEVYHQDYFANNPNAPYCTFVIAPKINKLKKKGTIWDD